The Rhodocytophaga rosea genome has a segment encoding these proteins:
- a CDS encoding superoxide dismutase has product MAFELAPLPYAPDALEPHIDKQTMEIHHGKHHQAYVTNLNNAVKGTDLENKSIDELLKNISKHPAAVRNNGGGHFNHTFFWKTLKNNNGAKPAGALAEAITKKFGSFDAFKEEFAKAATTRFGSGWAWLIVDSNGDLAVTSTPNQDNPLMDVAEKQGKPLLGLDVWEHAYYLRYQNRRPDYITAFWNVVNWDEVSKNYEAAKK; this is encoded by the coding sequence ATGGCCTTCGAATTAGCGCCCCTGCCTTATGCTCCCGATGCTCTGGAGCCTCATATTGACAAACAAACCATGGAAATTCATCATGGTAAACATCACCAGGCATATGTAACCAACCTGAATAATGCAGTAAAAGGAACTGACCTGGAAAACAAATCCATCGATGAATTACTCAAGAATATAAGCAAACATCCGGCAGCAGTCCGCAATAATGGTGGCGGACACTTTAATCATACTTTTTTCTGGAAAACGCTTAAAAACAACAACGGTGCCAAACCTGCCGGTGCTTTGGCCGAAGCCATCACTAAGAAATTTGGTTCTTTCGATGCATTTAAGGAAGAATTCGCTAAAGCAGCCACCACTCGTTTCGGCTCTGGCTGGGCTTGGCTGATCGTAGATAGCAATGGCGATTTAGCTGTAACTTCTACACCTAATCAGGATAATCCCCTAATGGATGTAGCAGAAAAACAAGGCAAACCATTATTGGGTCTGGATGTGTGGGAACATGCCTATTACCTCAGATACCAGAACCGCCGTCCGGATTACATTACTGCTTTCTGGAATGTGGTAAACTGGGATGAAGTAAGCAAGAATTACGAAGCTGCCAAGAAATAA
- a CDS encoding nucleoside deaminase, with product MNEAYKQALLALAEEEIPVGAVVVCGNQIVARAYNQTEKLHDVTAHAEMLAITSAANYLHGKYLNACTLYVTLEPCLMCAGALAWAQIGRLVYGASDMKRGYSLMPHLVLHPKTKVLRGIMAEENELLLSEFFRKLRN from the coding sequence ATGAATGAAGCTTACAAACAAGCGTTGCTGGCACTAGCAGAAGAAGAAATTCCGGTAGGCGCAGTGGTAGTATGCGGAAATCAGATTGTAGCCAGAGCATATAATCAGACAGAAAAACTGCATGATGTAACAGCCCATGCCGAAATGCTGGCTATTACGTCGGCTGCCAATTATTTACACGGAAAATACCTTAACGCTTGTACGTTGTATGTAACATTAGAACCTTGCCTGATGTGTGCCGGTGCCCTCGCCTGGGCACAAATCGGCAGGCTGGTATATGGAGCTTCTGATATGAAGAGAGGATATTCTTTGATGCCTCATCTGGTATTACATCCTAAAACCAAAGTACTCCGGGGAATTATGGCGGAAGAAAATGAGCTTTTACTTTCAGAGTTTTTTCGAAAATTGAGGAACTAA
- a CDS encoding Fur family transcriptional regulator yields MQNEIKNILKEYDLRNTSCREEILDLFLQRNFALSHADIESTIHEDFDRVTVYRTLKTFLDKGLIHKVLDDEGVTKYALCKEKCSHTEHHHEHVHFKCMTCGLTNCLDSVLIPSISLPAGYSLSETSLLVQGTCQDCNQKRK; encoded by the coding sequence ATGCAAAACGAAATAAAAAATATTTTAAAAGAATATGACTTAAGAAACACTTCCTGCCGGGAGGAAATTCTCGACCTGTTTTTGCAGCGCAATTTTGCCTTATCCCATGCAGACATTGAATCAACCATTCACGAAGACTTTGACCGTGTAACCGTTTACCGGACCTTAAAAACTTTTTTAGATAAAGGCTTAATTCATAAAGTTCTGGATGATGAAGGCGTAACCAAATATGCCTTATGTAAAGAAAAATGCAGCCATACTGAGCATCACCATGAGCATGTACACTTTAAATGTATGACCTGTGGCTTAACCAATTGCCTGGATAGCGTACTCATCCCCAGCATTTCCCTGCCTGCCGGATATAGCCTTTCCGAAACCAGCTTACTTGTACAAGGCACCTGCCAGGATTGCAACCAGAAACGTAAATAG
- a CDS encoding DUF4188 domain-containing protein, translated as MSAIITERMTARMEHDFVVFLIGMRVNRFWKFHKWFPVAAAMPRMIKELQVHPEYGFLGAENWFGRTTIMVQYWESFEKLEAYARSRDAEHFPAWVAFNKHVKSNGDVGIWHETYKVAAGNYETIYHNMPAFGLGKAGKLSSAKGNYEHAGQRIKQV; from the coding sequence ATGAGTGCAATCATCACCGAACGAATGACTGCCAGGATGGAGCACGATTTCGTTGTATTCCTGATTGGAATGCGTGTGAATCGTTTCTGGAAATTTCATAAATGGTTTCCTGTGGCGGCGGCTATGCCCAGAATGATTAAAGAATTACAAGTACATCCGGAATATGGGTTTCTGGGTGCAGAAAACTGGTTTGGCCGTACTACCATAATGGTCCAATACTGGGAATCTTTTGAAAAACTGGAAGCCTATGCCAGAAGCAGAGATGCTGAACATTTTCCTGCCTGGGTTGCCTTCAACAAACATGTAAAAAGTAATGGGGATGTAGGAATATGGCACGAAACCTACAAAGTAGCAGCCGGAAATTATGAAACCATTTATCATAACATGCCTGCTTTTGGTTTAGGTAAAGCCGGAAAACTGAGTTCAGCCAAAGGCAATTATGAACATGCCGGACAAAGAATCAAACAGGTATAA
- a CDS encoding DUF418 domain-containing protein — protein sequence MTAQTLTLSASPVRTVKERIQVLDVLRGFALFGILLAHLSNEFAAGPLPNEVYQSGSVIDNIANAISGILVQGKFYAIFSFLFGLSFALQLEQAKSKGGNFFGRYAWRLVILGIIGTIHHLHWRGDILTIYVILGFVMLLFHNISTKVLLIVAVLLILNTPGRITEIYRAVTAKPDSAAAQQQKPDETTARQYYDVITKGSYSENLIANFYGFKDKAEFQVMSGRIYMTLGYFLMGLYMGRRKLFEKLAQHKLFFKKLFKYCGFATLGLIGIAIIIFAAVMPLLQLQDNPYMNIMGGGLYDSANAALTFFYIAGVTLLFTNPVWTNKLSLLAPVGKMALTNYLLQTAIGLLLFQGYGLGLFFKMGVAAATALTIPIFIAQVLFSKWWLSRFQYGPVEWLWRFLTYFKLPPMTRNQIVA from the coding sequence ATGACTGCTCAAACTCTTACGCTATCTGCATCTCCGGTCCGGACTGTAAAAGAAAGGATTCAGGTACTGGATGTCTTGCGGGGGTTTGCACTATTTGGTATTTTACTCGCCCATTTATCCAATGAATTTGCAGCCGGACCTTTGCCAAATGAAGTCTATCAATCCGGAAGTGTAATTGATAATATTGCGAATGCCATCAGTGGTATCCTAGTTCAGGGAAAATTCTATGCGATTTTTTCATTTCTGTTTGGATTGAGCTTTGCACTTCAACTCGAGCAAGCCAAATCGAAAGGAGGTAATTTCTTTGGAAGATATGCCTGGCGACTCGTGATTTTAGGAATTATTGGCACCATCCATCACCTGCACTGGCGGGGAGATATTCTTACCATTTATGTAATACTGGGTTTTGTCATGCTGCTTTTTCACAATATTTCCACCAAAGTCTTATTGATCGTAGCTGTGCTGTTAATACTCAATACACCCGGAAGAATAACTGAAATTTACAGGGCTGTTACTGCCAAACCTGATTCAGCTGCCGCTCAACAGCAAAAGCCTGATGAAACAACTGCCCGGCAATACTATGATGTGATTACCAAAGGATCTTATTCCGAAAACCTGATAGCCAATTTCTATGGATTTAAAGATAAAGCAGAGTTTCAGGTAATGAGTGGAAGAATTTATATGACATTAGGCTATTTTCTGATGGGCTTATACATGGGTCGCCGGAAATTATTTGAAAAACTTGCCCAGCATAAGCTTTTTTTCAAAAAACTATTTAAGTACTGCGGATTCGCTACTCTGGGATTGATTGGTATAGCTATCATTATTTTTGCGGCGGTTATGCCTTTGCTGCAACTACAAGATAATCCGTATATGAATATAATGGGTGGTGGTCTTTATGATTCAGCCAATGCCGCTTTGACTTTCTTCTATATCGCTGGTGTAACTTTATTGTTTACTAACCCAGTATGGACAAATAAATTATCATTACTGGCCCCTGTTGGAAAAATGGCGCTTACCAATTATTTGCTGCAAACTGCCATTGGCCTGCTCCTGTTTCAGGGATACGGATTAGGCTTATTTTTTAAAATGGGTGTAGCAGCTGCCACTGCCCTCACGATTCCTATTTTTATAGCACAGGTACTATTTAGTAAATGGTGGCTTTCCAGATTCCAATATGGTCCGGTAGAATGGTTGTGGCGTTTCCTCACCTATTTCAAGCTTCCACCCATGACTAGAAATCAAATAGTTGCTTAA
- a CDS encoding ABC transporter permease/substrate-binding protein, with translation MADGLLSYLAENSLALGRQTLEHIGLTIASVAAAVGVGLPLGILCIQSRKAASVVLSITGILQTIPSMALLGFMIPVLGIGALPAIVALFLYALLPIVRNTFTGIREVEPSVTEAALGMGLSKWQLITQVQLPLAMPTIFAGIRTATVINVGVATLAALIASGGLGETIFGGIALNNTAMILAGAIPAALLAIILDLLLAWIQQLNLYKIRSRSWFSIWIVIAGSTALLLFSSFQTSFRAGFTPEFMGMSEGYPGLQKSYALKLNTVVIQSGLMYNALHAGAVDVISGYSTDGRIREFRLATLEDDKSHFPDYQAGITVRQEVLNRYPELQPVLEKLSRKFTDQSIIELNYQVDVLKKSPASVASLYLDSLGLLNPAASGKAGIIRIGSKIFTEQYILAEIIAQLIEGHTELAAEVRAGMGGTQICFEALQAGAIDLYPEYSGTGLEVILKQKHLLHKSLKNDSATVYNFVNEQYQKQYNIRWLPPLGFNNTYALLMRNDQAQQLKIRTISDLSSFISGKVQVNR, from the coding sequence ATGGCAGATGGCCTCTTATCCTACCTCGCTGAAAATTCGCTTGCTTTAGGAAGGCAAACCCTGGAACATATTGGTCTTACTATCGCTTCGGTAGCAGCAGCGGTTGGTGTTGGTCTTCCACTGGGTATTTTGTGTATACAATCCCGAAAGGCAGCTTCAGTGGTGCTTTCTATAACAGGCATCCTGCAAACCATTCCCAGCATGGCATTATTAGGATTTATGATTCCTGTATTAGGAATTGGTGCCTTACCTGCCATTGTCGCTTTATTTTTATATGCACTTCTTCCCATTGTCCGCAATACTTTTACCGGCATTCGGGAAGTAGAACCATCGGTAACGGAAGCGGCGCTGGGTATGGGCTTATCTAAATGGCAATTGATCACCCAGGTACAGCTGCCTTTGGCCATGCCCACTATTTTTGCCGGTATCCGCACGGCTACGGTTATTAATGTAGGCGTAGCTACCCTGGCTGCCCTTATTGCCTCTGGTGGTCTGGGCGAAACTATTTTCGGAGGCATTGCCCTCAATAATACAGCTATGATACTGGCAGGCGCAATACCTGCTGCCCTGCTGGCCATTATATTGGATCTTTTACTGGCCTGGATTCAACAATTGAATCTGTATAAAATCAGGTCCCGTTCCTGGTTTAGTATATGGATTGTAATAGCTGGAAGTACTGCCTTACTGCTTTTTTCTTCCTTCCAAACATCTTTCCGGGCAGGTTTTACCCCCGAATTTATGGGTATGTCGGAAGGATATCCTGGCTTACAAAAATCATATGCACTAAAACTAAATACGGTAGTGATACAATCAGGCCTGATGTATAATGCTTTACATGCCGGTGCAGTAGATGTAATTAGTGGCTATTCCACCGATGGACGTATCCGGGAATTTAGATTAGCCACGCTTGAAGATGATAAAAGTCATTTTCCAGATTACCAGGCAGGTATCACTGTGCGGCAGGAAGTACTCAACCGCTATCCTGAATTGCAACCTGTACTGGAAAAACTCTCACGCAAATTCACTGACCAATCTATTATTGAACTGAATTACCAGGTTGATGTCCTGAAAAAATCTCCGGCCAGTGTTGCCAGCCTTTATCTGGATAGTTTAGGGCTGCTTAACCCTGCTGCTTCTGGTAAAGCTGGTATAATCCGGATTGGCTCAAAAATCTTTACCGAACAATATATCCTGGCAGAAATAATTGCACAACTTATCGAAGGACATACCGAACTTGCGGCAGAAGTGAGGGCAGGAATGGGCGGTACACAGATCTGTTTTGAAGCCTTACAAGCCGGTGCAATCGATCTGTATCCGGAATATTCTGGAACAGGACTGGAAGTAATTCTTAAACAAAAGCATCTGTTACACAAATCATTAAAAAACGATTCTGCTACTGTATATAACTTTGTAAATGAGCAATATCAGAAACAATATAACATCCGCTGGCTGCCTCCGCTTGGGTTTAATAATACATATGCCCTGCTGATGCGAAACGACCAAGCGCAGCAATTGAAAATCCGGACTATTAGTGATCTATCCTCATTTATTTCTGGCAAAGTGCAGGTAAACAGATAA
- the rpmG gene encoding 50S ribosomal protein L33, producing MAKKGNRIQVILECTEQKNSDVPGMSRYITTKNRKNTTERLELKKYNPYLKKVTSHKEIK from the coding sequence ATGGCTAAAAAGGGAAACAGAATCCAGGTGATTTTGGAATGTACAGAGCAGAAGAACTCCGATGTGCCAGGCATGTCAAGGTACATCACCACCAAAAACCGGAAAAATACAACAGAACGGTTGGAGTTAAAAAAATATAACCCTTATCTGAAAAAGGTTACATCGCATAAAGAAATTAAATAA
- a CDS encoding DUF4295 domain-containing protein, whose protein sequence is MAKKVVATLKKEGGGKNFAKIIKAVKSPKTGAYTFKEEMVPLDQVQDALKSNG, encoded by the coding sequence ATGGCTAAAAAGGTAGTTGCAACATTAAAAAAAGAAGGTGGCGGCAAAAACTTCGCTAAAATTATTAAAGCTGTAAAATCTCCAAAAACCGGAGCCTATACCTTCAAAGAAGAAATGGTGCCTTTGGATCAGGTACAGGATGCACTCAAATCCAACGGTTAA
- the ftsY gene encoding signal recognition particle-docking protein FtsY has protein sequence MGLFDFFSKDKDNKEVKESLDKGLEKTKDNFFSKLGKAMIGKSKVDEEVLDELEEILITSDVGVETTLKIIKRIEERVSVDKYMNASELDRILKEEIAKLLSENNAQDVKSYFTATSAKPYVIMVVGVNGVGKTTTIGKLASQFHKAGNKVVLGAADTFRAAAVDQLILWGNRVGVPVISHGMNTDPASVAYDAVREGVARNADVVIIDTAGRLHTKVNLMNELSKIKKVMQKVIPDAPHEILLVLDGSTGQNAFIQAKEFTRATEVNALAITKLDGTAKGGVVIGISDQFKIPVKYIGVGEKVEDLQIFNRQTFVESLFKRK, from the coding sequence ATGGGACTGTTTGACTTTTTTTCCAAGGATAAAGACAACAAAGAAGTAAAAGAATCTTTGGACAAAGGCCTCGAAAAAACCAAAGATAATTTTTTCTCCAAGCTGGGGAAAGCCATGATTGGAAAATCGAAAGTAGATGAAGAAGTACTCGACGAACTCGAAGAAATCCTTATTACTTCTGATGTAGGGGTAGAAACCACGCTCAAGATCATTAAGCGCATTGAGGAACGGGTTAGTGTAGATAAATACATGAATGCTTCTGAACTCGACCGCATTCTGAAAGAAGAAATTGCCAAGCTTCTCTCTGAAAATAATGCACAAGATGTAAAATCTTATTTTACTGCCACTTCAGCCAAACCTTATGTAATTATGGTAGTAGGCGTAAATGGGGTTGGAAAAACCACCACCATTGGTAAGCTGGCTTCACAATTTCATAAAGCAGGTAATAAAGTAGTTTTAGGTGCAGCCGATACCTTCCGGGCTGCTGCCGTAGACCAGTTAATTTTATGGGGAAACCGGGTGGGTGTACCGGTTATTTCGCATGGCATGAACACAGATCCGGCTTCGGTAGCCTATGACGCGGTGAGAGAAGGAGTAGCCAGAAATGCAGATGTGGTCATTATTGATACTGCCGGGCGTTTGCACACCAAAGTAAACCTGATGAATGAACTATCCAAGATCAAAAAGGTCATGCAAAAGGTGATTCCAGATGCGCCTCATGAAATACTGCTTGTACTGGATGGCAGTACCGGACAAAATGCATTTATTCAGGCCAAAGAATTTACCAGGGCAACAGAAGTGAATGCTCTGGCTATTACCAAATTAGATGGCACTGCCAAAGGTGGGGTAGTGATTGGCATCTCCGACCAGTTTAAAATCCCTGTCAAATATATAGGCGTAGGCGAAAAAGTGGAAGACCTGCAAATTTTCAACCGGCAGACCTTTGTAGAATCTCTGTTTAAACGAAAATAA
- a CDS encoding penicillin-binding protein 1A, with protein MRLLPPKYIQAEQGNYKSVIKKMWISFLAAWLLGLLYLFAVSIDLLGLFGPMPSFKVLDNPRNDLASEVYSADGVLLGKYFKENRTPVAYEEISPNLINALIATEDVRFEKHSGVDARSLGRVLFKSILLLQLDEGGGSTITQQLAKNLYDMREDKNTGHLDNIPLLNTFIIKTKEWITAINLEENYTKKEIITLYLNTVPFGGNAYGIKSAAKTFFKKPPSDLNIPEAALLIGMLNNPNIFNPINHPENALNRRNVVLNKMHRYDYLNESSYQLYLNEPVTLNYEVENQNQGLATYFRGYIQRELLRWAQENDKNLYTEGLKIYTTIDSRIQEYAEQAVTEHMTLLQQRFNKHWEGRNPWANKNFQEIEGYIERVVKRSQRYKELKERYPDNEDSIQIILNKRVPMRVFSWQGSIDTLMSPIDSIRYYKRFLHTGLMAMDPNTGHVKAWVGGIDYKYFKYDHVKQGRRQPGSTFKPFIYAAAIDYGGYVPCDQFFDISPVFPEFGGWTARNYSRTYSDSLLTMREAMAQSKNTIPAYLIKQMGVNTVIDYAKRLGITSPMRPLPSICLGTESVSVYDMVGAYSTFVNGGTWTRPLYITRIEDRNGNVLHEFAPVTKEVLSEEKAYLMVHMLKGAVQERGGSAQGLYQYQMARNNEVGAKTGTSQQYADGWFMGITQDLVAGTWVGGDDMNIHFRDAEGLGSRTALPIWGRFMDKVYADTTIGITKSTFKRPARLSVTLDCEHYQKIITANDSLRRYIPPQVDSLKEEGIL; from the coding sequence ATGCGTTTACTTCCGCCAAAATACATACAGGCAGAACAGGGCAATTATAAATCTGTCATTAAAAAGATGTGGATCAGCTTTCTGGCTGCCTGGCTGTTAGGTCTTTTATATCTGTTTGCTGTAAGTATTGATCTGCTCGGCTTATTTGGCCCTATGCCCAGCTTCAAAGTGCTCGATAATCCCCGTAATGATCTGGCTTCCGAAGTATATTCTGCCGATGGTGTACTGCTGGGGAAATATTTTAAAGAAAACCGCACTCCGGTAGCGTATGAAGAAATTTCTCCTAACCTTATCAATGCCCTCATTGCTACAGAAGATGTCCGCTTCGAAAAACACTCAGGTGTAGATGCCCGGAGTCTGGGACGTGTTCTGTTTAAATCCATTCTCTTATTACAACTCGATGAAGGAGGCGGCAGCACCATTACCCAGCAGCTGGCCAAGAATTTATATGACATGCGGGAGGATAAAAATACTGGTCATTTGGATAATATTCCACTCCTCAACACATTCATCATAAAAACCAAAGAATGGATTACAGCTATTAATCTGGAAGAAAACTATACAAAAAAAGAAATCATTACCCTTTATCTTAATACCGTGCCATTCGGAGGAAATGCATACGGAATTAAATCGGCTGCTAAAACCTTTTTCAAAAAACCTCCGTCAGACCTTAACATTCCTGAGGCGGCTTTACTCATAGGAATGCTCAATAATCCAAATATTTTTAATCCAATCAATCATCCCGAAAACGCATTAAACCGACGTAATGTGGTACTCAATAAAATGCACAGGTATGATTACCTGAATGAATCTTCATATCAGCTTTACTTAAACGAACCAGTCACATTAAATTATGAAGTAGAAAATCAAAACCAGGGACTGGCTACTTATTTCCGGGGCTATATTCAACGAGAATTACTAAGGTGGGCACAGGAAAATGATAAGAATCTCTATACCGAAGGATTGAAAATATACACAACCATCGATTCCCGGATACAAGAGTATGCAGAGCAGGCAGTAACTGAACATATGACTTTGTTACAGCAACGATTTAATAAGCATTGGGAAGGGCGTAATCCCTGGGCGAACAAGAATTTTCAGGAAATAGAAGGATATATTGAACGGGTAGTCAAACGTTCGCAACGGTATAAAGAATTAAAAGAGCGTTATCCTGACAATGAAGATTCTATTCAGATTATTCTGAACAAACGTGTTCCTATGCGGGTATTTTCCTGGCAGGGTTCCATAGATACGTTGATGAGCCCGATAGATTCTATCCGGTATTATAAGCGTTTTTTACATACTGGTTTAATGGCTATGGACCCAAACACTGGTCATGTAAAAGCATGGGTCGGTGGTATAGATTATAAGTATTTCAAATATGATCATGTAAAACAAGGACGCAGGCAACCAGGTTCAACCTTCAAACCATTCATTTATGCTGCTGCCATAGACTATGGAGGGTATGTGCCCTGTGATCAGTTTTTTGATATATCTCCTGTTTTCCCGGAATTTGGCGGGTGGACAGCCAGAAATTATAGCCGTACGTATAGCGATAGCCTGCTTACGATGCGGGAGGCAATGGCACAATCCAAGAATACCATTCCTGCCTATTTAATCAAGCAGATGGGTGTAAATACAGTAATTGATTATGCCAAAAGACTAGGAATTACTAGTCCTATGCGGCCTCTCCCCTCTATTTGTTTAGGTACAGAATCAGTATCGGTATATGATATGGTAGGCGCTTACAGCACATTTGTAAATGGTGGTACATGGACCCGGCCTTTATATATCACCCGAATTGAAGACCGGAATGGAAATGTATTGCATGAGTTTGCTCCGGTTACGAAAGAAGTGTTAAGCGAAGAAAAAGCGTATCTAATGGTTCATATGCTGAAGGGAGCCGTACAGGAACGAGGAGGCTCTGCACAAGGTCTATATCAGTATCAAATGGCCAGAAATAATGAGGTAGGGGCTAAAACAGGTACAAGTCAGCAATATGCCGATGGCTGGTTCATGGGTATTACACAGGATTTAGTAGCCGGAACATGGGTAGGCGGCGATGATATGAATATACATTTCAGAGATGCCGAAGGTTTAGGGTCTCGCACAGCATTGCCAATTTGGGGAAGATTTATGGATAAAGTATATGCAGATACAACAATAGGAATTACTAAAAGTACATTTAAACGTCCTGCCAGACTATCAGTCACATTGGACTGTGAACATTATCAAAAAATAATTACCGCTAACGACTCTCTTCGCCGGTACATTCCTCCACAAGTAGATAGTTTAAAAGAAGAAGGAATTTTGTAG